CTGCAGCTGGTGCGCCAGGCCGGCCGCGGGCGTCATGGACGAGGGCGGCCGGTCGACGTCAACGGGTATCGAACTCAAGCTGGAGTTCAAGCCAGCTGTGTCACTCTCTTCCTTCGCCTTTTCCAGGAACATTTTCATGTTTTCGATATGTGAGCGCGTGAACAAATGGTCCTGAATAGAGTACTTATGACTGTACTTAAAGTTACACACTTTGCACTCCTCAGGTGGTTTAGGGGCCTCAGGCTCGGTGCCGAGCATCTTCTGAAGAGCCAATTTCGCCTTCTTTTCCTTTGCTCGCGCGTTCTGgaaccacacctgcaccacacgcTTGGCTAGCCCTATCTCCCTCCCCAGCAACTCACACTCCGCCATTGTTGGCGTCTTATAGTCCTGGAACACACTTTTCATGATCTTCACCTGGATAGCTGACATCTGTGTACGGAACCGCTTGGTGGCGCCATGCAGTGCCCCAGGTTGTTTGGCAGTGCTGGTCGTGGAGGAGGCGGGCGAGGTAGGGTTGCTCTCGTATGAGTTCATAGAGAAGTCCCCTTCCTCGGGTTCGCCCATGTCCAGTTGGTAGCTGTCCTCGTCTGAGTGGTCGTCCACGTGTTCGGCCGTCGAGTCCAGAATAGATGAGTCAAACCCCAGCGGCCGTCCCAACTCTAAGGGTTTGCTGAGATCAAGTGGACTCTCGCCCTCCCGTCGCGCACCATCTGAGGACAAGTTGACATCGTTGAGGTACCGTCTGATTGCCTCCTCGTGGTACATGGCAATCGAGTCTTCCGGAACTtctgaggagaagagagaagagggcatCACTTGAGAGGCTTGTGTTGCGGAAGGAGTTGAAGACAGGCCGAAGTTCCCAACACCAGAGTCTTCTACATCAGGCAGTGCATCAATGTCCACATCTCCCTTAGAGTAATGATCGGCGTGCTTAGTGGAAAGGTGCGACTCAAGAGCAGACTTGACTTTAAAGATAGCAGGACAGAAGGGACATTTTTTGTTAATCACTTGTGCATGAGCTCTAAACTGACCTTTCCTTTCTCTCGCTCGTGTATTCTGGAACCACACTTGGACGACCCTCTTCTTCAGGCCAACCTCCTGAGCAATCGTTTCCAACATCTTTCGCGACGGATTGGCCTCCATCTGGTACTTCTGGTAGAGGTAGTCCAGCTGCTCGGGCAGGATGGTGGTTCGGAGCCGCTTGTCCCTCTGGCCCTCATTGACCCcgctcatgctctctctctcgtcctcactcTCGTCAGCTTTACGCTtcagaggagaggcaggaggcaagAGGGGGCTGGGCTGGGGCGGGGGGACGGAGGTGGGcggctggtgctgctgttgtggctgTTGCTGTGGAGGCTGcgactgctgttgttgctgttgtatacTGGTAAATGGGGAATCAGCACCTTTATTTAGAAAAAGCGCCGGGTTCATGAGGTGAACAATTTGGTGTTCCCGCCACTGCTCAAATCTGTTAAAGACCAGACTACACTTATCACACTGGAAGTTACTTTCCACGGGCTTGTTGTCTAGACCACCCGACTGCTGGGACGAGTCTGTGATGCTTGAATGGTTTGAGTTTTCGTCATTATAAAGAGCTGCTGCTTGGGCCGCCGCTGCTTGTGCCTGGGCAGAGCGCTTGGCGTCTTCTTCCTTAAAGCAATGAGTCTTCTGGTGTCGGATGAGCTCATAATACCGCTGGAAGACAAGCAAGCACTTCTTACACTGGTAATTTAGGCCCGGCGTCCTGGTGAACCTGCCCGCGCCTTCGTCGTTAGGGTCGAGGGGCGGCTGGTTCTCGTAGACCTTACGTGCCTTCTGGCGGGCGTTCTGGAACCACACCACAATGACACGCGGTGAGAGGTTGAGCAGCTTAGACAAGTACTCCAGATCGTCGTCCTTTGGGTAGGCGTTATTTTCGAAGAATTCCTGTAGCACCTTAATCTGGTAGTCGGTGAAGCGGGTGCGGTTGGCTCGCTTGCCTGAACTGGAGCAGGAACTGGTGGAGGTGTGAGAGGTCGAGAGCGGAGCGGATGGGAAGGATAAATGGGGCGGCGTGGGACTCACACCTGAGCTCGGAGGAATAAGGCCAGAACTAGGaactgtgggtggtgtgtgaggcagtTTGTGGGCCAGCATGGGGTTGGTCTCAAGCTGGGAGGTAATGAGTGAAGTGAGTGAAAGCGAGGACTGCGGCGACGCTAGGGAGCTGAACGGCGAAGTCGCCGGCAGCCCCAGCGGCGAGGACGGCGCCGACGACACCAACTGGGGTCCACTGCTCACCTGTTGTTGCGGCGGtgcctgatgctgctgctgctgtgatagCAACGGCTGCGTCTGCTGCTGTTCCCGCTGTTGTTGCTCCAAacgttgttgctgttgctgctcccgttgtttctgttgttgttgttgctgttgttgctgctgctgttgttgctgttgttgttgttgttgttgttgttgatggagtTGGAGTTGGCTATTCAGACCTAATGACCCACCTAAGCCGTCCCCGTTCTTTTCTTGTACTCGGCTATTGTCTTGGCTAAGACTAGGAACTTTGTTGAGCGGGGATACGGCGGCGGCGCGGTCAGAGGGCGGCTCTTCCTGCTCCTTAGGGACCCGTTCAacggccctctcctcctcccgggcACTGTTGAGCTCCACGATCTCTCGCGCCTCGTCCGGGTTGAGCGGCATCACCTTGGCCTCACCTGTCTTCTCATATTCCTCTAGGTTgagtgtggtggacggtgggATGCTAAAATTGTATGGCGAATCCTTGCTGCGTTGTCGCTCCTTAAAGAGTGTGTTGCGAAACCAATGCTTGATGACCTTGGGAGGAAGTCCACTTTGCTTGGCCATCTCGTTGATCTGGTCTTCGGTGGGGGAGTTGTTGATGTCGAAGTGGCCCCTCAGGATCTTCAGCTGGTCGTCGGTGATGCGGGTTCGAGCTCTTTTTtgttgtgcagcagcagcagcagcggcagcagcagcagcagcttgctgttgttgctgctgcaagagctgctgctgttgctgcttgagAAACAAAGTAGGGTCACCTGGGAGGCCCGAGGGCCCTGAAGTAGGCGGTCCCTGCTGCTGCATGCTGGCGAGGGCCATGGGGTCGAACATGTGTGGTGGCAGCATGGGTGCCAGCGGAGGGTGAAGGTTCATGGCGGCCAGGGGGTTGAGCTGCAGCGGAAGGCCCGCCGCCAAGCCCAACCCCGCCATCATCATGGGGTTGAACTGCATCTGCTGCATCTGGGCCGCGGTAAGGGCATTGAGTGCCGCCGCCATTTCTGCCATCTGTGGCGGCACGTTCATACCCTGGTGGTCGACGGcgggggagatggaggaggcggtggtggaggtgggcgtGACCCCGGGTGTAGGCGTGGCACGAGAGGTGGGCGTGGCTGCGGCGTCGCTTCTGTTGCCTGActctgcctctttctctctctcatctgaagtCCCCTTCTCTACCCCATGGACGACCTCCGCGTCCCGGCCTCGCTCCTCATCTGTAAGAGCAGAGGGATCGCTGCTAGAGCACTGCCGACTAGTATTGTACTCTTTACGGTATTCATCAGAGAATTTCTTAAGGTAATCAAAAGGTACACCTGACTTATGAACTTCCTCTAAGTGGGCTTTTAAAACCCATACACTAGAAAATTTTTTATAACATTGAGGGCATTTGGATTTACTTAGTTCAGGCAAATCAGAATTAGTTTTGTCTTTAACGTCCTCAGAAGCCCCTTCATCAGGGTCTTTTGAAGGACAAGTTTGTTGATTTTCAACATACTGAATAACTAGATCAAAGCCAAAGCTTTCTAATAAGTGCTTGTGTAGGCGTGAAGACTTTCTGAAAGGTACAGTGAATCTAGAGGTAGAGAGAGATTCTATGGAACattcagatggagagagagagcggtcGTGGGGCTGAGTCGGGGGCAGGTGGGAGGCACCGCAGAGGGTGGCCCAGGCGGCGTCCAGGGCAGCTGAGGGACTTAGACTTACGCTGCTGCTGCCGGCGTGAGGAGGGAAGTTGAGGTGGGGAGGCAGGAGACCGCACAGCACGGCGTGCTGCGCCCCCTGCTCTGCTGTGTTCCACACGCCGCCGCAGCGCCCGCAGCTTCCCTGGCCGCCGCTACCACTAATGCTAGAAGGGGAAATGCCCTGGTGATACGCCCCCGGAGGGGTGCCCTGGGTGTTAGAAGGGGAGCGAGGAGTGTGGACGTCGTGGATTGGGGCTGGGGAGGGctgcggggtggtggtgggtgtggcaggctGGTCGACTAGTGGGCGTGTGGGGtctaggtgggtggatggggcaAACTCTGGGATGCGGGCGGCACGGGTCTGGTGGAGCACTGAACGGAGGTGGATGTCCAGCGTGGACTGCTGGGAGTAAGCCACGCGGCACACGTGGCACCGGTAGGGCTTGTTCCGCTCCTCCTCGTCCCCGGCACCTCGCAGGGGACCGGCTAGGCCGTCACCCTGGGGAGTCGTCCTGCCCTCGGTGGTGCCCGCCTCAGACTGGGTCTGAATACTACTTGGAGAGCCTTTGGTCTCTTTATCTTGCATGGCTTTTTTAAGCTTGTGCAAATGACTGACTGAATTGTAATGTACAAGCAGAATATTTTTCTGCGTAAACGATTCCTTACAGACGTCGCATTTGTAAGGTCTGTTGGGGTCAAGGTATTTTTCCATAGGATATGTAAGTTTCTCACCCCGGCGGTGGAGGAGGGTCTTCTGGTGGGCAGTGAGGTAGTTCTGCCTGGTGAAGGCGACCCGGCACCGGTGACACTTGTAGCGTCTGGCCGGGTCGCTGTAGTTGTCGAGCGCCATCGTGTCAGAGTTGAGGTAGTCCTCAATGGCCTGCTGCTGCGGCGGCAGGGGCGGTTCCTCCACCACACGCGACAACTCCTCTACCTCGTCCCCCTTGTTCGACTCCCGACGGAGCAGCGCTGTGGTACTGGGGTCGAGGACTGGCCCCGCCCCTGCTCCCACAGGCGCTCCGACGATGGACGCCTGGAACTGTTGACGCTCTGCCGCCGTAAGTTCAGGGTGGTCTGAGCTAACGTGTTTCTGCAGTGCTGTCAGCGAACGGAAGTTCCGGTGGCACAGTAGACACTTGGTAGCGTCCCGTATGGCATGATACTGTGCATGTAACTGCAGCTTCTCAACAGTCTTAAAGGCAAGCGAGCACTGCTGGCACCGGTACTTGTACACGTGACGTTCTGACACCGCCACTGAGGGCCGAGGGGCCGCGCCGTGGATCTCTCGGAAGTGACTGTGCAGCGCCTGGGCTGTGGAGAAGTACTGGTTGCAGCCCTTCTTCCAGCACAGGTAGCCGGGGCCGCGTGGGGTCTCGGCGATAGGCGTGTGGCCCGTTGCCGTTTGATGAATTATTAGATCGTCGATGGAGGCACAGGCCAGCCCGCACACGCCACACTCCTCCTGCTCCCGGCCCAAGCCCCGCTCAACACCTCGCTTACCTGCACCACCTGGTGGCTGGCTCTCTTCCAGCTTGTGCTGGTGCCGCTGATGCAGCTGTTCCTGCAGCCGATGATGCTGTTCGCTCTGGGCCTGGTGCGggtcctcatcatcatcgtctttccCGGCAGCAGCAGCGCTCAGCTTGACCAGAAGCAAGAGCCGTTGAAGGCCATCAGAGTTGACCGAGTGCACGTTGATGGCGTGCTTCTCGAGGGCGGGCATGTCGGGACAGGCCTCCTCGCATAGCGGGCACCTCAACCCGGCTTTCTTCTCCCCGCCGTGGTCAGCGTCCACATGTTGTTGCAGCGTCGTCTCCGACTCGCACGTGTAGTGGCAGAAGGGACACGCGTGCACGTGGTCAGGGGAGCGGCCCGCCTCCTCTTTGGTCTCCTCTGgagagtgaagaaagaaaaagaaggaccTAGATTAGTAAACAGGGAGCCGAGTCCTCTACATTCGTCCTGTACAATCTGTTAGTCACCCAACACTCTTACCACAGTAGTAATGAAAGACAAACATAAACGTAAATCCTTAGAAATACGTTGGCATCTTAACTACCCTGcaagtcaaaacacacacacgtaaatcaaGAAATGTTTTCATCTTAACTACAATATAGCTGTTATCAATATATCTTGATAGACACGTATTACCTGTGGAATGACTGACCACTTCAAAGACACgagagggagaggtttggtgaaGGACAGGGGTAGGGGGTGGTACATGATTCACCTTATAAATATCTCACTGTAATATAACCAATGCCCGTTCTTCCGCATCATTTAGAAATACACATATAATCAAAGTGTATGTTCGTAAGTTCATAAATAaggagcattacacacacacacacatatatatatatatatatatatatatatatatatatatatatatatatatatatatatatatatatataaattgcagtGTCACAGTGATGCCCGTGGTCTAGTATTTGCTAATAACCACGGGTGCACTATCGTGTGTTTAATATATCGTCAGAGCAATACAACAATGTATCTCCACTAACGATGTATTACTCACACGAAACTGTACTTTCGAATTAtcgtttcattatatatatatatatatatatatatatatatatatatatatatatatatatatatattgagagataAACAGAGTGATTGTTCTGACACCTTCACATCCACCTTACACACGAGGTACAACAAGGAAAGAGCAAGGGTCGTGTGGTGACCACACACTGCACAACACCATGAAGAAGCACCGGGAAGGCGAGGAATACCTTGTGCTAAGCAGCGGCGAGCGATGGTCTTGACCCTCATGTTTGAAGGTTCCGCAGCGAGTGACCCCCTCCTGCCTGCCCGTGCCACTGGTGCCACCGTGGGCTgatgagggtcgtgtgtgtgtgtgtgtgtgttgagggagaggtgtgggagggtgtcgAGCCGTGGAGGGGCAGAAGGAGGTAGTTCTTCCTTGCACTCACCCGGTTACACAACGCTCCTCATTACCAACAGCACAAGTGTGTTCGTACATTAGAAAGGCGGGGTTCAGTTAACGAGCACAAATGCAAGACAAGgggatacatatgtgtatatatatatatatatatatatatatatatatatatatatatatatatatatatatatatatacaaaataaatgTTCCACTTTGTCACAGAAAAATAGTTGCCAAAGAACAGAGCAACTTTACGTCGTTGCTTTGTTTCATTTGCTTGACACCAACGGGttcaccttcctctttctttccttggCATCAAAAGGTTTACCTTTCTCTTTCTTACGTATTTTCATACGCATCAACGGGTTCACCTTCCTATTTTCCTCGCATCAACGGGTTCACTttactctttcttttgtttttttttctctggccTCAACGTGTACACCTTCGTcagcagatgatgataataataaggcaagaggaggagcagggcggCTGCGGGAGGCGGCGGATCCGTGAACGCCTTCCAGCAGCGGCAGCCGCTCCTGGGGACAGACTGACGGACTGGCTTCTGGTCACTTCCTACAGCGACTAATGACCTAAATGACATTACGTGAGCTAGCTCGGGAACCGGCTTAAGCTCGGACAATCCTCGCTCATTAAGACCCCCGCCGACCGCCCTTCCTGCCcaccgacccgacccgacccgacccgaccccgaccccccccacacacacacaccacgagctcCCTAACAAAAACCTTCACGCCTCTCCACGCTTGAAACTTCACCCCTTTTACGCTCACGCACGTTACCGAGCCCACTGTTTTCTCCACGCAATGACTTCcaccctctaaaaaaaaaaaagtctggacTCTACTAAGCATATGGTCTGGCggtgtacacgagagagagagagagagagagagagagggagagacaagggTCCATAGAACCTGGGATTTCGGGGTGGAGTATGAACACTACCGAGAAACGATGATAACATGTGGAACCCCTTGGGCGACTGGCTGGCTCTTCCTCGTCTTACTAAGGCTTCTTCACATCGGCTTTGGCCTCATCAACAGCAGTACGGGTTCCAGGTATGGGTCGACCGCGGACGGCTCCCTCCCGCCCTTCATTCTGCGCTAATATGCCAGGTGACGACGGGATTAGCAATTATGAGGATTACGACGCACTGCTGTACGGATTCAATTACCACATCAAAAAACACCAAAACGAAACAACACGGTAAAATAGTCTTTATATGGCACTGTTCCACTGCAGTTGGCGAGAGGGTTTTATGTCAAGTATAATCAAAATAGACATATTGTATcccaacgttatatatatatatatatatatatatatatatatatatatatatatatatatatatatatatataaactcattgAACTTGGAGGGGAAAATGTTTCAGTTGTTAACGCGACACACGATTACCAACCATTACAGTTCATTCCACGTTCAACAGTTCTCGCAATAAGAACATTTACCTGCATTACCCGATGATATGTATATTCACACTGTGACCTTCCCATTGGAACGACCCTAATTAGTGGTTTGGTGCACGGCGCAGGAAGGCGTCAGTGACGAACTCAGCCTCACAGTACCGAATCACAGAATATACGTGGGGTCGCTGGACCACCACGAAGCCTTACTGGAACTGGTGCCTGGAAAACCCTCCACTTGTCTGGACTCGTTCAATGGACCTTTGTGTGGTCTACGATCAGAGACATTTCGTGTTCCAGGACGAAGACTGATAAGTGGCAACAGCTCATCACTTGGCGCCGTCCGCACGTGCCGCTGCCGTACACCTGGGGTAGCTTAGCCCAGTGGTAGCAGTCTGGGTCATATCAATTCTTATCTAAAGTTCAGACTGAATGAGGAAACTTCAGTACAAGTCAAGCTTCGATGTGGTTATCTTATTCGAGCTCAACTTCAACGCGATTTTAATGTAACCCATCTTCTGTACATGGTGGTCTTCATGCCTTTTGGAAAATGGTCCCACCATTGAACAAAGGGCCCATTTGTTCTGCTCAATAGGCTAGTATACTTCTGATGACAAATAAGCTATTTTACCTCTGAGCGCCCACGAGTCGAACCCGGACTAACGAGACTGGGAAGCGAATGGCGTATCCACTTGACCACAGGTAAGCTAAATTCCGTCTCTCTGTTATCTACAACTCTCGGGCCCCGCCCGCTCCCTGTGGTCCTATTGGGTGAGACAGGGCGCCCACATCCTGGTCCCGAGGACGCGGCAAATCAACTCAGGGGCATCTCGGTAATGTCTGCGTTCACATGTAAATCAATGTGAACGATTTTACAATTGCACACCCGAGAGTTGAACCCGGGTTCAAAAAGGTGAAAACAGAACTTCAGGCCGCTGAAATggcaacaccaccctcccccgtgcccgaagaaaatgtatgaataaaagagataaaagaagaaacgggagagataagataacatctgttggctggttggctggtcatTTGGGCACTGGGGTCTATCGACTGCCTGGGTCAAATTAAGGTCGTCAGAGTTCAAGTTATAACcaacaacggagagagagagtgagagtgagagagagagagagagagagagagagagagagagagagagagagagagagagaggcaacataaACACCATGATTAGGAACTGGGAGGCATCATCAAATTCACCGGATGACGTCAACGGGAATGATGTTTACCATGTACGAAGAATGGAAGAAAGTAGATACACACAAACTTCACAGTGCTGCCACCAGCAGACTGACTGAAGATGACCCAAGCTGGGCACCCTAGACGGAGAGGTGCTGAAAGAATAAAGGAAGCTTCCACGCCTTGAGGAAAACCTcaagagagagacgaagagatgACGAAATCTTGAGGAACAGGCACTGATAGAGCCTCGGGCCTACCATGTATGTGAGGATAATGTTATctacaagtgtgtgtatgtgtgtgtgtgtgaaactcctAAAACATCCCAAGTTAAATAAGGGTCATCGCTAATATGATCAGCCTTAATGATTGTTTAAATATACCCCCAAGTAAGAATACAGTTCAGGTTTAATACAGCTTAACTTCTAATTGGTTCAAAATGAACAGCTTTCGGTGAGACAAAATAAGTGATAATAAATCATTTCTTCGTATTTACTTTGATGACTGCAGTATTTCAGTTTCACTTTAAACGACAGCGAAAGGGAAAACTCCCTGATTTACGTTGAAAAATTTTCTGGTCCCAAGGTAATCTACCCGTTAATATAATTTCATATacaataatgttttattataaaacTCTTTATAATCCACTGTTCATATACATCAGTACTGATATAacgaagactatatatatatatatatatatatatatatatatatatatatatatatattccatacaatTCAAAGCTGCTAAAAATTGGATTATATTTACTCGGAGCTTAAGTGACAAAATTCAGTTCTGAATTAGATTTCAAAATTAGTTTCTTGCAACCTATTTCTAAAGGTCTCCAAATCCCACATGGTTATTTGTTTTACTATTCTGCTGTCACAATCATGTTTATACATCTCGCATTCATGATATAAACCATGTACAACAAGAGTCAAGTTTTGAAATAGAATCTTGTTTTAAATAAAAACCTCTGAGTAGTCTTTATCTCTGTTATTTAGATGGAAGGTAATAAAATAATCTAATAAAACCACTtctgtgtttttgttttcatataaTCCTACCTTAATATGTGTTGTCATGTGacaaaaatcgtataattattaatatataaTCTGCTTCCTTTATAACTCAACTGAGATCAGCAGTCACCGTATATTACCCACTATACAACTCACTCGTAATGGAAGTTACTCTCGAAGAAATTAGTGCAGTGCACATAACTTCTCCCATGACTCAGTTTTTACGTGAGTTAGTTTCGATGTAATTCTCTAAACATAATTTGCTTTTATAGTTTGAGTGATTTAAATCATTCGTCCAGTGTAAACCCCTAGCCGTATTGCATCTTGTTGTTTTTAGTTTATATTCGACGTTTCCTATACTAAATCTTTAATAAAAAATGGAGATACAATGATGAGAAATCTTCGTGGTAATAAAGGATAATAGTATAATTGATTATCAAGCTACAAAGATATCTTTTTAACGGAATCGCTTTGCGACCACACTCCATTTACTCAGCTAGTGCAGTGCCAGAGAAATCGATTTTGGGGGGAATCTGTAATTCCTTGAAACACACTGAATCAAAATAACTTTAATACAATACTAAGGCCATTTTGTTCATTCCGTGTTGCGTACTTTAAACGCGCAGCTGTCAAAGACgttctattgattttttttttcctcctgtgttCGTTTTATCTTTACTAACCAATAAAACAACatatttttgtcatatatatatatatatatatatatatatatatatatatatatatatatatatatatatgtaaatatatatatatatatatatatatatatatatatatatatatatatatatatatatatatatcccctaataTCATACGCAATATAACCATAACTCCTAGTGTTATACACCCCCTATGctatcaacccccttcccctagtCATCATACTCCACATCATCAAAAACCCTGATATCACATCCCATATCATTCAGTGCCATAACAAACCATATCATTGTCCCTCAATGTAATTAAGCCACCTTGAAATGCCCACGTTCAAAGACTGAATGCAAATTCCCTCACGAACAGCTGATCTTGGAATGATCTCAAACACTGGCAATATTAACGctcgcctcctttttttttttcgtgtgaaaTTGAAATGTgagtctttaaagaaaaaaaaaagctaaaatactttgaaaatagATTAAACCATAGAGACTGCCTGCATATCACACAATGGCGGTCGACCGAAGGAGACAATACGAATGGCGTAGACAATCGTAGCTCaaacatagagagaataaaagaagaaataaagttaATACGACGTTTTCCTCACTCtcgaaggaaaggaaaaggaagaaagaagaaatgtagTGAGAAAATAGGTTTCCTCACCCCAAAAGTGAGAAGAAACACGAAAGAAAGGAGAGGCTTCTTCACCCCGAACGAAAACAATGAAGAATGAAGGAACATCTTTCAAAAAAAGTACATTTCGTtcatcccccctcacccccccttacacacacacaaaacaaaaacataagcAAACAATAGAAATAAGA
This sequence is a window from Panulirus ornatus isolate Po-2019 chromosome 11, ASM3632096v1, whole genome shotgun sequence. Protein-coding genes within it:
- the zfh2 gene encoding zinc finger homeobox protein 3 isoform X1, yielding MPGEEQGEPPLKGCPPAPPNPPADPLHTPSQPQEQQQAPPEMSPEDAPSTSPLAGEEGPGPLPQQGPNATSSSSSVPSASPPATFNLTCMTCHTHFTSAEQYTRHHCVASAAAQDALNESSSDVEKFDGKIVYNPDGSAYIIDSEMSDDEGVAGLELPRHEGSIVDSPRHPLSSTAAPTIPTIANAIYVTKNPAFYTALYGQTFTSLIQENKVPEVPIVHSYRVFTVGDKDSENECKDSDSKNDSSSEKAKLPLLDYSQVPIKPILMCFVCKLSFGYVRSFIAHAMGDHSVVLLDEERDLLAAKNASAIIQCAGREKEPRVSFLEPVTPPGASSSSGSTNNCSSGSSTQHGGALATLLPSGAPSGTSPSPQPSPVKAAHNNDAHQDLNEEERTSADKRDIPDFYDIVRQQHQQMQQQQHQHQHQQQQQQRPDPFAAPQHPAAARTPDLSRKSPISALGANGRASVSPVTSMSPTSFSPLQSPVAQLTGTIIGACPEHMSGRPQGVSCDKCDLILQQSRQLGGQMAFMHSRNSCKTLKCPKCNWHYKYQETLEIHMKEKHPENESTCIYCLTNQAHPRLARGETYTCGYKPYRCEVCNYSTTTKGNLSIHMQSDKHLNNMQELQNGGMPNMDGSLGSQSLTSQQQSPSGSIYSAPKTPTPSTTPAPSQQQQKPKPVWRCDVCNYETNVARNLRIHMTSEKHTHNMMVLQQNVKHMQQLSAMQGGGGGGGGQIDPMALLQYAGNPAAAAAMMASLGVGEKPHLPEAALADLAYNQALLIQMMSGGQLPPGPMGPGGHMGPGGHPGHGTEHPPGPHFDMGLNPESLEPPPEPVPPNPRHAFTCCVCSVFSTDSLEQLTLHLQLDRSKINENEVLLVVAGNYICKLCSYKTNLKANFQLHCKTDKHLQKLQHVNHILEGGPRNEWKLKYLSNTNPMHVRCNLCEYYTNSVHKLQLHAAHQRHEVLNVLFRHLCNTEHAIMEDRRVYTCTLCSFNTRAKLQMLHHIRSMRHLQMEQLHQIQRHAEGKGATQQDIGDIFKVEENEEEGRHTPPEETKEEAGRSPDHVHACPFCHYTCESETTLQQHVDADHGGEKKAGLRCPLCEEACPDMPALEKHAINVHSVNSDGLQRLLLLVKLSAAAAGKDDDDEDPHQAQSEQHHRLQEQLHQRHQHKLEESQPPGGAGKRGVERGLGREQEECGVCGLACASIDDLIIHQTATGHTPIAETPRGPGYLCWKKGCNQYFSTAQALHSHFREIHGAAPRPSVAVSERHVYKYRCQQCSLAFKTVEKLQLHAQYHAIRDATKCLLCHRNFRSLTALQKHVSSDHPELTAAERQQFQASIVGAPVGAGAGPVLDPSTTALLRRESNKGDEVEELSRVVEEPPLPPQQQAIEDYLNSDTMALDNYSDPARRYKCHRCRVAFTRQNYLTAHQKTLLHRRGEKLTYPMEKYLDPNRPYKCDVCKESFTQKNILLVHYNSVSHLHKLKKAMQDKETKGSPSSIQTQSEAGTTEGRTTPQGDGLAGPLRGAGDEEERNKPYRCHVCRVAYSQQSTLDIHLRSVLHQTRAARIPEFAPSTHLDPTRPLVDQPATPTTTPQPSPAPIHDVHTPRSPSNTQGTPPGAYHQGISPSSISGSGGQGSCGRCGGVWNTAEQGAQHAVLCGLLPPHLNFPPHAGSSSVSLSPSAALDAAWATLCGASHLPPTQPHDRSLSPSECSIESLSTSRFTVPFRKSSRLHKHLLESFGFDLVIQYVENQQTCPSKDPDEGASEDVKDKTNSDLPELSKSKCPQCYKKFSSVWVLKAHLEEVHKSGVPFDYLKKFSDEYRKEYNTSRQCSSSDPSALTDEERGRDAEVVHGVEKGTSDEREKEAESGNRSDAAATPTSRATPTPGVTPTSTTASSISPAVDHQGMNVPPQMAEMAAALNALTAAQMQQMQFNPMMMAGLGLAAGLPLQLNPLAAMNLHPPLAPMLPPHMFDPMALASMQQQGPPTSGPSGLPGDPTLFLKQQQQQLLQQQQQQAAAAAAAAAAAAQQKRARTRITDDQLKILRGHFDINNSPTEDQINEMAKQSGLPPKVIKHWFRNTLFKERQRSKDSPYNFSIPPSTTLNLEEYEKTGEAKVMPLNPDEAREIVELNSAREEERAVERVPKEQEEPPSDRAAAVSPLNKVPSLSQDNSRVQEKNGDGLGGSLGLNSQLQLHQQQQQQQQQQQQQQQQQQQQQQKQREQQQQQRLEQQQREQQQTQPLLSQQQQHQAPPQQQVSSGPQLVSSAPSSPLGLPATSPFSSLASPQSSLSLTSLITSQLETNPMLAHKLPHTPPTVPSSGLIPPSSGVSPTPPHLSFPSAPLSTSHTSTSSCSSSGKRANRTRFTDYQIKVLQEFFENNAYPKDDDLEYLSKLLNLSPRVIVVWFQNARQKARKVYENQPPLDPNDEGAGRFTRTPGLNYQCKKCLLVFQRYYELIRHQKTHCFKEEDAKRSAQAQAAAAQAAALYNDENSNHSSITDSSQQSGGLDNKPVESNFQCDKCSLVFNRFEQWREHQIVHLMNPALFLNKGADSPFTSIQQQQQQSQPPQQQPQQQHQPPTSVPPPQPSPLLPPASPLKRKADESEDERESMSGVNEGQRDKRLRTTILPEQLDYLYQKYQMEANPSRKMLETIAQEVGLKKRVVQVWFQNTRARERKGQFRAHAQVINKKCPFCPAIFKVKSALESHLSTKHADHYSKGDVDIDALPDVEDSGVGNFGLSSTPSATQASQVMPSSLFSSEVPEDSIAMYHEEAIRRYLNDVNLSSDGARREGESPLDLSKPLELGRPLGFDSSILDSTAEHVDDHSDEDSYQLDMGEPEEGDFSMNSYESNPTSPASSTTSTAKQPGALHGATKRFRTQMSAIQVKIMKSVFQDYKTPTMAECELLGREIGLAKRVVQVWFQNARAKEKKAKLALQKMLGTEPEAPKPPEECKVCNFKYSHKYSIQDHLFTRSHIENMKMFLEKAKEESDTAGLNSSLSSIPVDVDRPPSSMTPAAGLAHQLQMAQLMALGSPPAAAGASAGEDKKGGPGGSSSTDDLNRLQLLQQMYQQMGLGGLQGAPHPLLQHAMMAGAGE